The Candidatus Eisenbacteria bacterium genome includes a region encoding these proteins:
- a CDS encoding DegT/DnrJ/EryC1/StrS family aminotransferase has protein sequence MSKTTVAAPVPLLDLGRVHRSIAAELKQDFERVLASGQFILGPEHDAFERELAEACGARHAVGLSSGTSAITLAVQALGIGDGDEVILPAFTYHATASAVVQAGARPVFADVEPVRFGIDPASVEPRIGPRTRAILPVHLYGLACDLDGIDALAERHGLAVLEDAAQAIGATRNGVPPGKQSSGATLSFFPTKNLGALGDAGAFVTEREDLAARVRLLRAQGDAGNYLHTEIGTNARLDSLQAAFLRTKLRHLPEWVEARRAAAARYRAALADLPVTVPAEPAGSRHTYHQFTIRTQERDRLKQFLQERGVATRVYYPIPLHRQPCFADLGHRAGDFPVAETLAREVLSLPIFPGITEEEIARVTDAVREFFESCPAGT, from the coding sequence ATGAGCAAGACCACCGTGGCTGCGCCCGTTCCGCTCCTCGACCTCGGCCGCGTCCATCGCTCGATCGCGGCGGAGCTGAAGCAGGACTTCGAGCGCGTGCTCGCGTCGGGGCAATTCATCCTCGGCCCCGAGCACGACGCGTTCGAGCGCGAGCTGGCCGAAGCGTGCGGCGCGCGCCACGCCGTGGGGCTCTCCTCGGGCACCTCCGCGATCACGCTGGCCGTGCAGGCGCTCGGGATCGGCGACGGCGACGAGGTCATCCTCCCGGCCTTCACGTATCACGCCACCGCGAGCGCGGTGGTCCAGGCCGGCGCGCGTCCCGTCTTCGCCGACGTGGAGCCGGTTCGCTTCGGGATCGATCCCGCCTCGGTGGAGCCGCGCATCGGTCCCCGAACGCGCGCGATCCTCCCCGTCCATCTCTACGGGCTCGCATGCGATCTCGACGGAATCGACGCGCTCGCGGAACGGCACGGACTCGCCGTTCTCGAGGACGCGGCGCAGGCGATCGGCGCGACGCGGAACGGCGTCCCTCCGGGGAAGCAGAGCTCGGGAGCGACCTTGAGCTTCTTTCCGACCAAGAATCTCGGCGCGCTCGGGGACGCGGGCGCCTTCGTCACGGAGCGTGAGGACCTCGCCGCGCGCGTCCGGCTGCTGCGCGCGCAGGGGGACGCCGGAAACTACCTCCACACCGAGATCGGCACGAACGCCCGCCTGGACTCGCTCCAGGCCGCGTTCCTGCGCACGAAGCTCCGGCATCTGCCGGAATGGGTCGAGGCGCGGCGCGCGGCGGCGGCGCGGTACCGCGCGGCGCTCGCGGACCTTCCCGTGACGGTTCCCGCGGAGCCCGCGGGCTCGAGGCACACCTATCACCAGTTCACGATCCGGACGCAGGAGCGTGACCGCCTCAAGCAGTTCCTCCAAGAGCGCGGGGTCGCGACGCGAGTCTACTACCCGATCCCACTCCACCGGCAGCCGTGCTTCGCCGATCTGGGGCACAGGGCGGGCGACTTCCCGGTCGCGGAGACCCTCGCGCGCGAAGTCCTCTCGCTTCCGATCTTCCCGGGAATCACGGAGGAGGAGATCGCGCGCGTCACGGACGCCGTGCGCGAATTCTTCGAGTCGTGTCCGGCGGGCACCTAG
- the speY gene encoding deoxyhypusine synthase, producing the protein MATPKRGVSKGPKIAPDPVVPGMTVDRLVDSAFLAYNAARLREGCRLLVEKMLEPDVTVGLTLSGALTPAGLGRSCLIPLLQHGFVDWIISTGANLYHDTHFGIGLTMHQGRSNVDDVVLREEGIVRIFDIFFDYDVLLSTDAFFREVMRQPEFRAPMGTAEFHHRAGRYVLERERALGQKETSLLAQAHELDVPVYTSSPGDSSIGMNAAAMWLAGSPIQWDVFRDVNETAAIVHGAKKSGGKSAILILGGGSPKNFALQTEPQIQEVLGIEEEGHDYFLQITDARVDTGGLSGATPGEAVSWGKIDPDRLPDAVVAYVDSTIALPILTAYALAKHPSRPLKRLYKKREDLLETMRNAYRDAQAVTSEETRG; encoded by the coding sequence ATGGCCACGCCAAAACGAGGTGTCTCCAAGGGTCCGAAGATCGCGCCGGACCCCGTCGTGCCCGGGATGACCGTGGACCGGCTCGTGGACAGCGCGTTCCTCGCCTACAACGCCGCACGGCTCCGCGAGGGATGCCGCCTCCTGGTCGAGAAGATGCTCGAACCCGACGTCACGGTCGGCCTCACGCTGAGCGGCGCGCTGACGCCCGCCGGTCTCGGCCGCTCGTGCCTGATCCCGCTCCTCCAGCACGGCTTCGTGGACTGGATCATCTCGACGGGAGCGAATCTCTACCACGACACGCACTTCGGCATCGGCCTCACGATGCACCAGGGTCGCTCGAACGTGGACGACGTCGTGCTCCGCGAAGAGGGGATCGTCCGCATCTTCGACATCTTCTTCGACTACGACGTGCTCCTCTCGACCGACGCCTTCTTCCGCGAGGTGATGCGCCAGCCCGAATTCCGCGCGCCGATGGGGACGGCGGAATTCCACCACCGCGCCGGACGCTACGTGCTCGAGCGGGAGCGGGCGCTGGGACAGAAGGAGACCTCGCTCCTCGCGCAGGCGCACGAGCTCGACGTGCCCGTGTACACGTCCTCGCCCGGGGACAGCTCGATCGGCATGAACGCGGCCGCGATGTGGCTCGCCGGATCGCCCATCCAGTGGGACGTCTTCCGCGACGTGAACGAGACCGCCGCGATCGTGCACGGCGCCAAGAAGTCGGGAGGGAAGAGCGCCATCCTCATCCTGGGCGGCGGCTCGCCCAAGAACTTCGCGCTCCAGACGGAGCCCCAGATCCAGGAGGTGCTCGGAATCGAAGAGGAAGGACACGACTACTTCCTCCAGATCACGGACGCGCGCGTGGACACGGGAGGGCTCTCCGGAGCGACGCCGGGAGAAGCCGTGAGCTGGGGGAAGATCGATCCCGACCGTCTCCCGGACGCGGTGGTCGCCTATGTGGACAGCACGATCGCGCTCCCGATCCTCACCGCGTACGCGCTCGCGAAGCATCCGTCGCGGCCGCTGAAGCGGCTCTACAAGAAGCGCGAGGATCTCCTCGAGACGATGCGGAACGCCTATCGCGACGCGCAGGCGGTGACCTCCGAGGAAACCCGAGGTTGA
- a CDS encoding multiheme c-type cytochrome, whose product MTFGSMLRSPGPILALAARSALPVLAAALLLPDTAGAEDPRPARFCSSCHQMQNKEWQTSSMAKAWTNPVFQAFLEDAKKDLGPGIQTDCVACHAPLGFVTGDLKMEDPKSREGVTCNFCHNVSEVEVSPRPASYTWDASDPLLMRGPYKDADPAAAHGTVYSELFTKSDFCSSCHWYDREPGVPIEATHVQWKASKAAASGLQCQSCHMKPSRGKAALIAKKTRDQVWSHAFPGAHGDSLPDSVAAVAGAVEGGRLKLTVTNRQGGHSLPGGGGSFRWIALEVVYRDGAGKEMARVPVQGYGTVFADAAGKSPVPKWNAKKVARSAEIPADDPRIEWADIPAGARRAEAILTYHFLHPSYVPALEARKVDLSLHRPRVLARTVVEIP is encoded by the coding sequence TTGACCTTCGGCTCGATGCTCCGTTCCCCGGGACCGATTCTCGCGCTCGCGGCGCGCTCGGCGCTCCCGGTCCTCGCGGCGGCGCTGCTCCTCCCGGACACGGCGGGAGCGGAGGATCCCCGTCCGGCGCGCTTCTGCTCCTCGTGCCACCAGATGCAGAACAAGGAGTGGCAGACGTCGTCGATGGCGAAGGCGTGGACGAATCCCGTGTTCCAGGCCTTCCTCGAGGACGCGAAGAAGGACCTGGGGCCCGGAATCCAGACCGACTGCGTCGCGTGTCACGCGCCGCTCGGGTTCGTGACGGGGGACCTCAAGATGGAGGATCCGAAGAGCCGGGAAGGCGTCACCTGCAACTTCTGCCACAACGTGAGCGAGGTCGAGGTGTCCCCGCGTCCCGCGTCCTACACGTGGGACGCGTCGGATCCGCTCCTCATGCGCGGTCCGTACAAGGACGCCGACCCCGCGGCCGCGCACGGCACCGTCTACAGCGAGCTCTTCACGAAGAGCGACTTCTGCTCCTCCTGCCACTGGTACGACCGGGAGCCCGGCGTCCCGATCGAGGCGACCCACGTGCAGTGGAAGGCCTCGAAGGCCGCCGCGTCCGGCCTGCAGTGCCAGAGCTGCCACATGAAGCCGAGCCGCGGGAAGGCGGCGCTCATCGCGAAGAAGACGCGCGACCAGGTCTGGTCGCACGCGTTCCCCGGGGCGCACGGCGACTCGCTCCCCGATTCCGTGGCGGCGGTGGCAGGCGCGGTCGAGGGCGGGCGCCTCAAGCTCACGGTCACGAACCGCCAGGGCGGCCACTCGCTGCCGGGCGGCGGGGGCTCCTTCCGGTGGATCGCGCTCGAGGTCGTGTACCGGGACGGCGCCGGAAAGGAGATGGCGCGCGTGCCCGTCCAGGGCTACGGTACGGTGTTCGCGGACGCCGCCGGGAAGTCTCCGGTGCCGAAGTGGAACGCGAAGAAGGTCGCGCGAAGCGCGGAGATCCCCGCGGACGATCCGCGGATCGAGTGGGCCGACATTCCCGCCGGGGCCAGGCGGGCGGAGGCGATCCTGACCTATCACTTCCTGCATCCCTCGTACGTTCCCGCGCTCGAGGCTCGCAAGGTCGACCTGAGCCTTCACCGCCCCCGAGTGCTCGCCCGGACCGTCGTGGAGATCCCATGA